A part of Rhodohalobacter barkolensis genomic DNA contains:
- a CDS encoding response regulator, with translation MNKKVVIVEDDRLLSIVLKKMANSIGYDVLATCPGGRNAIETVEKMNPDLVIMDIMLADNVSGIEAMKSIRTHSNVPVVYITAQNDARIRQEAVTVTNSAYLLKPVKVNQLQEAIQTVQFAA, from the coding sequence ATGAATAAAAAAGTTGTCATCGTTGAAGACGATCGTTTGCTCTCCATTGTTTTAAAGAAAATGGCCAATTCGATAGGCTATGATGTACTTGCAACATGTCCCGGTGGGCGTAATGCGATTGAAACTGTTGAAAAAATGAATCCTGATCTTGTTATCATGGATATCATGCTGGCAGATAACGTATCCGGTATTGAAGCGATGAAGTCTATTCGAACTCATTCGAATGTGCCGGTTGTTTATATCACGGCTCAAAATGATGCGCGAATCAGACAGGAAGCCGTAACGGTCACCAATTCTGCATACCTGCTAAAACCGGTAAAGGTTAATCAACTGCAGGAAGCTATTCAAACGGTTCAGTTTGCAGCCTGA